The following proteins come from a genomic window of Lolium rigidum isolate FL_2022 chromosome 5, APGP_CSIRO_Lrig_0.1, whole genome shotgun sequence:
- the LOC124656574 gene encoding tubby-like protein 4 encodes MAATPPKRKELLPPPPPPASSSYEAWDLSDNEAAPAASWATLPNRALLCRPLPLDVGRCTCVVVREKATGTRGVSLYSLYTNEGQGRQDRKLAVARHRRRRGRSEFILAQNQDGVFCSSDKNFLGTLGANLVGSKYQIWGQGNRIDELKSKRLLGVISFAPTITTLTGSFRSMKAWIPKNQSMQLKTSNSAQIQHIGGLPKDWQEKTSRADKLCSRSPFYNNMTKRYELDFRERVGRMGYKVQTSVKNFQMTLEENGRQTILQLGRVGKSKYIMDFRYPLTGYQAFCICLASMDSKLCCTL; translated from the exons ATGGCAGCCACGCCGCCCAAGAGGAA GGAGCTgctgccacctccgccgccgccggcgtcgtcgtcctACGAGGCGTGGGACCTCTCCGACAACGAGGCGGCGCCGGCCGCGTCCTGGGCCACCCTCCCCAACAGGGCGCTGCtgtgccgcccgctgccgctggaCGTCGGGAGGTGCACCTGCGTCGTCGTCAGGGAGAAGGCCACGGGAACCAGAGGCGTGTCGCTCTACTCGCTCTACACCAAC GAGGGGCAGGGGCGGCAGGACCGGAAGCTGGCGGTGGCCCggcaccggaggaggaggggcaggTCGGAGTTCATCCTGGCGCAGAACCAGGACGGCGTCTTCTGCAGCTCCGACAAGAACTTCCTGGGGACTCTGGGTGCCAACCTCGTCGGATCCAAGTACCAGATTTGGGGCCAG GGGAACCGGATCGATGAGCTCAAGTCGAAGCGGCTACTCGGCGTTATCTC GTTTGCCCCTACCATCACTACTCTGACCGGTAGTTTCAGAAGCATGAAGGCATGGATTCCCAAGAACCAGTCAATGCAATTGAAGACCAGCAATTCTGCTCAG ATTCAGCACATTGGTGGGCTTCCAAAGGATTGGCAGGAGAAGACGAGCAGAGCTGACAAACTCTGCTCAAGGTCTCCTTTCTACAACAAT ATGACGAAGCGCTATGAACTAGACTTCAGAGAGAGGGTAGGGAGGATGGGATACAAGGTGCAGACATCGGTGAAGAACTTCCAGATGACCTTGGAG GAAAACGGAAGGCAGACGATCTTGCAGCTCGGCAGGGTCGGGAAGTCCAAATACATAATGGACTTCAG ATACCCCTTGACTGGCTACCAAGCATTCTGCATTTGCTTGGCATCGATGGACTCGAAGCTGTGCTGCACGCTGTGA